In the Streptomyces sp. SJL17-4 genome, GCCCTCAACGTGGCCCGGATGCGGATGCTCGGCGCCGAGGTCGTGGCCGTGAAGTCCGGCAGCCGTACCCTCAAGGACGCCATCAACGAGGCGTTCCGCGACTGGGTCGCCAACGTGGACCGGACGCACTACCTGTTCGGCACCGTGGCGGGCCCGCACCCCTTCCCCGCCATGGTCCGCGACTTCCACCGGGTCATCGGCGTCGAGGCCCGCCGTCAGATCCTGGAGCGCGCCGGCCGCCTCCCCGACGCGGCGATCGCCTGCGTCGGCGGCGGCTCCAACGCCATCGGTCTCTTCCACGCCTTCGTCCCCGACGCGGGCGTCCGGCTGATCGGCTGCGAGCCGGCCGGCCACGGCGTGGAGACCGGTGAGCACGCGGCCACCCTCACCGCCGGCGAGCCCGGCATCCTGCACGGTTCGCGGTCGTACGTCCTCCAGGACGAGGAGGGCCAGATCACCGAGCCGTACTCGATCTCGGCGGGCCTCGACTACCCGGGCATCGGCCCGGAGCACGCGTACCTGAAGGACATCGGACGCGGCGAGTACCGCGCCGTCACCGACGACGCCGCCATGCAGGCGCTGCGGCTGCTCTCCCGTACCGAGGGCATCATCCCGGCGATCGAGTCGGCCCACGCCCTCGCGGGGGCCCTGGAGGTCGGCAAGGAGCTCGGCAAGGACGCCCTGCTCCTCGTGAACCTCTCCGGGCGCGGCGACAAGGACATGGACACGGCCGCCCGCTACTTCGGCCTGTACGACACCGACGCCGAGGTCGCGGCGGACGCCGGCGCCACCGCGGAGATCGAAGGGGACGCCAAGTGACCGGCAACATCCAGCTCCTCAGCGACACCCTCGCCAAGGCGAAGGCGGAGAACCGGGCCGCGCTCATCGCGTACCTCCCGGCCGGCTTCCCGACCGTCGACGGCGGCATCGCGGCGATCAAGGCCGTCTTCGACGGCGGCGCCGACGTGGTCGAGGTCGGCCTCCCGCACAGTGACCCGGTGCTCGACGGGCCGGTCATCCAGACCGCCGACGACATCGCCCTGCGCGGCGGCGTCAAGATCGCCGACGTCATGCGGACGGTCCGCGAGGCCCACGAGGCCACCGGCAAGCCGGTCCTCGTCATGACGTACTGGAACCCGATCGACCGGTACGGCGTCGAGCGCTTCACCGAGGAGCTCGCCGCGGCCGGCGGCGCGGGCTGCATCCTGCCCGACCTGCCCGTCCAGGAGTCCGCACTCTGGCGCGAGAACGCCGACAAGCACGGTCTCGCGACCGTCTTCGTCGTCGCTCCCAGCAGCAAGGACGAGCGCCTCGCCACCATCACGGCGGCCGGCTCCGGCTTCGTCTACGCGGCCTCCCTCATGGGCGTCACCGGCACCCGAGAGTCGGTCGGCGAGCAGGCGGCCGACCTCGTCCGCCGTACCCGCGCCACCGCCGAACCCGGCCGGGACCTCCCCGTCTGCGTCGGGCTCGGCGTCTCCAACGCCACCCAGGCCAAGGAGGTCGCCGCCTTCGCCGACGGCGTCATCGTCGGCTCCGCGTTCGTCAAGCGGATCCTCGACGCCGACGGCGACGAGACCGCGGGACTCGCCGCGGTAAGGGAACTGGCGGCCGAACTCGCCGAGGGCGTCAGGCGCGTTTCGTAACCCATTTGGGTGGATCTGCGACCGGGGAGGCATGCACGTGCCTCCCCGGTTCGTTTCCGAGGCGTGAGCCAGAAGAACAGTGGTGACGGTAATCGGAGTGCGCGGGAGCGTCTCCAGCAGCAGCGCGAGCGCGAGAAGGCCCGCGAGAAGCAGCGGCGGATCCTGATCGTGTCGGCGGCGGTGGTCGGCGTCCTCGGACTGGCCGCGGTCGTCGGTGTGATCGCCGCGGGCGGCGACAAGGACAGTGGATCCGACAAGGCGGGCCCGGTCGTCGCGCCGACGGGAGCGACCGAGGAGGACGGCAAGCCCGCCATTCCCACCGGGAAGTCGGACGCCCCCTCGACGCTGGCGATCTGGGAGGACTTCCGCTGCCCGGCGTGCGCCCAGTTCGAGAACGCGTTCCGGGACACGATCCACGAGCTGGAGGCCGCGGGCGCGATCAGGACCGAGTACCACCTCGCCACCCTCATCGACGGGAACATGGGCGGCAGCGGCTCCCTGCGCGCGGCGAACGCCGCCGCGTGCGCCCAGGACGCGGGGAAGTTCACCGCGTACCACGACACGCTCTACATCAACCAGCCGCCGGAGACGGACGACGCCTTCGGGAACAACGCCAAGCTGATCGAGCTTGCGGCGAAGGTGCCGGGGCTCGACACGCCCGCCTTCCGCAGCTGTGTGAACGACGGCACGCACGACACCTGGGTGGCCAAGTCGAACGAGGCCTTCCAGAACGGCGGCTTCCGCGGCACGCCGTCCGTCCTGCTCAACGGAGAATCGATCTTCCCGCAGAAGGGGAACGAGCAGATCTCCCCGGACAACCTGAAGAAGTGGGTCGCCGAGGCCAACAAGGGCAAGAAGCCCGGCACGGCGGCCCCGACGACCGCCCCGGCGGCCTCCCCCGGCTCTCCCTCGGCGGGCTGAACCGCCGCCTCCGGCCCGGGTTAGTTACCCATACGTTGCCGGGTGGGCTGCCGTCCCGCCCGCCCGGCAGGGTAGCGTCGGTCCTGCCATGGACCTTGCCTACATTCCCAGCCCGTCGACCGGCGTGATCAACCTCGGACCGATCCCGCTGCGCGGCTATGCCTTCTGCATCATCATCGGTGTCTTCGTCGCCGTCTGGTACGGCAACAAGCGGTGGGTCGCCCGGGGCGGCACCGCCGGCACCGTGGCCGACATCGCCGTCTGGGCGGTGCCCTTCGGCCTCGTCGGCGGACGCCTCTACCACGTGATCACCGACTATCAGCTGTACTTCAGCGAGGGTGAGAACTGGGTCGACGCCTTCAAGATCTGGGAGGGCGGCCTCGGTATCTGGGGCGCCATCGCGCTCGGCGCGGTGGGTGCCTGGATCGGCTGCCGCCGACGGGGCATCCCGCTCCCGGCGTACGCCGACGCCATCGCCCCCGGAATCGCCTTCGCCCAGGCCATCGGCCGCTGGGGCAACTGGTTCAACCAGGAGCTCTACGGCAAGCAGACCGAACTGCCCTGGGCCGTCAAGATCACCGAGGGCGCGAACCGTGAGGCCGGGCTCTATCACCCGACCTTCCTGTACGAGTCGCTCTGGTGCATCGGCGTCGCCGTGCTGGTGATCTGGGCCGACCGCCGCTTCAAGCTCGGCCACGGCCGCGCCTTCGCGCTGTACGTCGCCGCGTACTGCGCGGGCCGGGCCTGGATCGAGTACATGCGCGTCGACGAGGCGCACCACATCCTCGGTCTGCGTCTGAACGTGTGGACGGCGATCATCGTCTTCGTGCTCGCCGTGGTCTACATGGTGATCTCGGCGCGGATCCGCCCGGGCCGCGAGGAGATCGTGGAGCCGAAGGCCGCGAAGGACGCCGTCGGGGAGAAGGCGGAGAAGACCGAGGACGCCGAGGACGCCGGGGACGAGAAGGACGCGGCGGCCGAGGACGCCGCTCCGGCCGACGATGCCTCCGACGTGTCCGACGGGGACGTCCAGCACGGGGCCGACAACGGCGCCGGGTCCGCCGCCAAGAGCTGAGCCCCCTCCAGCCGGTCGAAGGGCCGTCGGGACCGAGAGGTCCCGGCGGCCCTTTTCGCATGCCCGGGGGCAGGGGGAGTCAGGCCGTGCGGGCCGCGAGGGCGAGGACCCGGTGGGCGCCCGCCACCACCGCCGCGTCCACGAACCGCCCGTCCGGGAGGGCGAGGGCGCCCCGCTCGGGGCCGGCCGCCGCGACCACCTCCCGGGCCGCGTCGACCTCCTCCGGGGTGGGGAGATAGGCGCGCTCGATGACCGGGAGCTGGCGGGGGTGGATGGCCGCCCGGCCGAAGAAGCCCATGGCCCGGCCCCGGGCGCACCCGGCGGCCAGCGCGTCCAGGTCGCCGATGTCGGGGTGGACCGACTGGGCCGGGGGCGGGAGGGCGGCCGCGCGGGCCGCGACCACCACCCGGCCGCGCGACCAGTCCAGGGCGCGGTCCTCCCGTACCCCCAGGTCCGCGCGGAGATCGGCCTCGCCGAGCGCGATGCCGCGGACGGCGGGGTGGGCGGTGGCGATGGCGTACGCGTGCTCCACGGCGACGGCGTTCTCCAGGAGCGGGTAGAGCGGGAGGCCCGGGGCGAGCTCGGCGAGCCGGTGGATGTCAGTGGCGTGTGTCACCTTGGGAACACGAAGACCGTGAAGGCCGGGGAGGAGGGCCAGGGTGGGGATGTCGCGCGGGGTGTGGACGCGGACGTGGACCGGGACGGGGTGCGGGTCCGCGAGCAGATCGGCCGTGGCCTCGAGGGCGTACGCCTTGCGGTGCGCGGCGACCGCGTCCTCCAGATCGACGATGACCACGTCGGCGCCCGAGGTCAGCGCCTTGCGGACCACCTCGGGGCGGTCGCCGGGGGCGTACAGCCAGGTGAGAGCCGGGGCGGCGGGCGAGCGGCGCGCCGTGTCGTTCGCGCGGGCCGGGGTCTCGCTCATGTTGCTCATACCGCTCCCTGGTCGCGAAGGCGGTCGATCTCGGCGGGGGTGAGGCCGAGCTCGGAGAGGACGGCGGTGGTGTCGGCGCCGTGGGGGCGGCCGGACCAGCGGATGCCTCCGGGCGTCTCGGAGAGGCGGAAGAGGACGTTCTGCATCTTGATCGGGCCGAGTTCGGGGTCCTGCACCTCGGTGACGGTGCCGAGCGCCTGGTACTGGGGATCGGTGACGACGTCCCGGATGTCGTAGACCGGGGCGATCGCCGCCTCCGCCTTCTCGAACGCGGCCATCGCCTCGTCCCGGGTGTGGCGGGCGATCCACGAGCCGACCGCCTCGTCCAGGACGTCCGCGTTCTCGGCCCGTCCCGTGCCGTCGGCGAACCACGGCTCGTCGATCAGTTCGGGTCGGCCGACCAGGACCATGACGCGTTCGGCGATCGACTGGGCGGAGGTGGAGACGGCGACCCAGGAACCGTCGGAGGTCCGATAGGTGTTGCGGGGGGCGTTGTTGCGGGAGCGGTTGCCCGTGCGGGGCTGCACGTAGCCGAGTTGGTCGTACCAGAGGGGGTGGGGCCCGATGACGGAGAGCATCGGTTCGATGATCGCCATGTCGACGACCTGGCCGCGCCCGGTCGTGGTCCTGGCGGTGAGCGCGGTCATCACCGCGTACGCCGTGGCGAGGGCGGCGATCGAGTCGGCCAGGCCGAAGGGGGGCAGGGTGGGCGGGCCGTCGGGCTCGCCGGTGATGGCGGCGAAGCCGCTCATCGCCTCGGCGAGAGTGCCGAAGCCGGGACGGTGGGCGTACGGGCCGAACTGGCCGAAGCCGGTGACCCGGGCGAGGACCAGACGCGGGTTGACGGTGGAGAGCTCCTCCCAGCCCAGACCCCAGCGTTCCAGGGTGCCGGGGCGGAAGTTCTCCACGATCACGTCGGCGTCGGCGGCGAGCGCGAGCAGGGTGTCACGGCCGCCGGGGGACGACAGATCGAGGGTGATCGCCCGCTTGTTGCGGCCGAGGACCTTCCACCAGAGACCGATCCCGTCCTTGGCGGGGCCGTGGCCGCGGGACGGGTCGGGCTTGCGGGGGTGCTCGACCTTGACGACGTCGGCGCCGAAGTCGCCGAGCATCGTCGCGGCGAGCGGGCCGGCGAAGAGGGTCGCGAGATCCAGGACGCGCAGGCCGTGGAGGGGCGCTTGAGGCGCTCGGGGTCCGGGGGCGGCGGTGGGTGCGGTGGGAGTGCGCGGCGTGGGGGTCATACGGGGTCGGTCTCCTTCTCGTCCGTGTCCTCGGCCTCGCCCGGGGAGCCGAAGGCGGCCTCGATCTCGGCGCGGTACGGCATCGACGTCGACGCGCCCTCGCGCTGGACGGAGAGCGCGGCGGCGGTCCCCGCCCAGGCGAGCGCCTCGGGGGCGGGGCGGCCCTCGCCGAGGGCGACGACCAGTGCGCCGACGAAGGTGTCACCGGCGGCGGTGGTGTCCACGGCCCGGACGCGGGGCGCGGGCACCGTCACCGGATCGGCGCCCCGGACCGCGTACAGACTCCCGGCCGCTCCCAGGGTGACGACGACCTCGGGGACGTCCTTGAGCAGGGCGAGGGCGGCCTCGCGGGGGTCGGTCAGGCCGGTGAGCGCGGCGGCCTCGTGCTC is a window encoding:
- a CDS encoding CoA transferase, producing MTPTPRTPTAPTAAPGPRAPQAPLHGLRVLDLATLFAGPLAATMLGDFGADVVKVEHPRKPDPSRGHGPAKDGIGLWWKVLGRNKRAITLDLSSPGGRDTLLALAADADVIVENFRPGTLERWGLGWEELSTVNPRLVLARVTGFGQFGPYAHRPGFGTLAEAMSGFAAITGEPDGPPTLPPFGLADSIAALATAYAVMTALTARTTTGRGQVVDMAIIEPMLSVIGPHPLWYDQLGYVQPRTGNRSRNNAPRNTYRTSDGSWVAVSTSAQSIAERVMVLVGRPELIDEPWFADGTGRAENADVLDEAVGSWIARHTRDEAMAAFEKAEAAIAPVYDIRDVVTDPQYQALGTVTEVQDPELGPIKMQNVLFRLSETPGGIRWSGRPHGADTTAVLSELGLTPAEIDRLRDQGAV
- a CDS encoding aldolase/citrate lyase family protein; this encodes MSETPARANDTARRSPAAPALTWLYAPGDRPEVVRKALTSGADVVIVDLEDAVAAHRKAYALEATADLLADPHPVPVHVRVHTPRDIPTLALLPGLHGLRVPKVTHATDIHRLAELAPGLPLYPLLENAVAVEHAYAIATAHPAVRGIALGEADLRADLGVREDRALDWSRGRVVVAARAAALPPPAQSVHPDIGDLDALAAGCARGRAMGFFGRAAIHPRQLPVIERAYLPTPEEVDAAREVVAAAGPERGALALPDGRFVDAAVVAGAHRVLALAARTA
- the trpB gene encoding tryptophan synthase subunit beta encodes the protein MSSEFFIPDPEGQVPTPEGYFGAYGGKFIPEALVAAVDEVAVEYDKAKVDPEFARELNDLMVNYTGRPSALTEVPRFAEHAGGARIFLKREDLNHTGSHKINNVLGQALLTKRMGKTRVIAETGAGQHGVATATACALFGLDCTIYMGEVDTQRQALNVARMRMLGAEVVAVKSGSRTLKDAINEAFRDWVANVDRTHYLFGTVAGPHPFPAMVRDFHRVIGVEARRQILERAGRLPDAAIACVGGGSNAIGLFHAFVPDAGVRLIGCEPAGHGVETGEHAATLTAGEPGILHGSRSYVLQDEEGQITEPYSISAGLDYPGIGPEHAYLKDIGRGEYRAVTDDAAMQALRLLSRTEGIIPAIESAHALAGALEVGKELGKDALLLVNLSGRGDKDMDTAARYFGLYDTDAEVAADAGATAEIEGDAK
- a CDS encoding thioredoxin domain-containing protein, with translation MSQKNSGDGNRSARERLQQQREREKAREKQRRILIVSAAVVGVLGLAAVVGVIAAGGDKDSGSDKAGPVVAPTGATEEDGKPAIPTGKSDAPSTLAIWEDFRCPACAQFENAFRDTIHELEAAGAIRTEYHLATLIDGNMGGSGSLRAANAAACAQDAGKFTAYHDTLYINQPPETDDAFGNNAKLIELAAKVPGLDTPAFRSCVNDGTHDTWVAKSNEAFQNGGFRGTPSVLLNGESIFPQKGNEQISPDNLKKWVAEANKGKKPGTAAPTTAPAASPGSPSAG
- the lgt gene encoding prolipoprotein diacylglyceryl transferase, translated to MDLAYIPSPSTGVINLGPIPLRGYAFCIIIGVFVAVWYGNKRWVARGGTAGTVADIAVWAVPFGLVGGRLYHVITDYQLYFSEGENWVDAFKIWEGGLGIWGAIALGAVGAWIGCRRRGIPLPAYADAIAPGIAFAQAIGRWGNWFNQELYGKQTELPWAVKITEGANREAGLYHPTFLYESLWCIGVAVLVIWADRRFKLGHGRAFALYVAAYCAGRAWIEYMRVDEAHHILGLRLNVWTAIIVFVLAVVYMVISARIRPGREEIVEPKAAKDAVGEKAEKTEDAEDAGDEKDAAAEDAAPADDASDVSDGDVQHGADNGAGSAAKS
- the trpA gene encoding tryptophan synthase subunit alpha, whose product is MTGNIQLLSDTLAKAKAENRAALIAYLPAGFPTVDGGIAAIKAVFDGGADVVEVGLPHSDPVLDGPVIQTADDIALRGGVKIADVMRTVREAHEATGKPVLVMTYWNPIDRYGVERFTEELAAAGGAGCILPDLPVQESALWRENADKHGLATVFVVAPSSKDERLATITAAGSGFVYAASLMGVTGTRESVGEQAADLVRRTRATAEPGRDLPVCVGLGVSNATQAKEVAAFADGVIVGSAFVKRILDADGDETAGLAAVRELAAELAEGVRRVS